The following are from one region of the Flavobacteriaceae bacterium UJ101 genome:
- a CDS encoding methylmalonyl-CoA mutase (Catalyzes the reversible interconversion of isobutyryl- CoA and n-butyryl-CoA, and to a much lesser extent, of pivalyl-CoA and isovaleryl-CoA, using radical chemistry. Also exhibits GTPase activity, associated with its G-protein domain (MeaI) that functions as a chaperone that assists cofactor delivery and proper holo-enzyme assembly. Does not display ATPase activity; Belongs to the IcmF family; Contains 1 B12-binding domain.; KEGG: cbal:M667_19390 methylmalonyl-CoA mutase) produces the protein MQKITPYIPKNKIRIVTAASLFDGHDAAINIMRRIIQSTGVEVIHLGHDRSVEEVVHCAIQEDANAIAMTSYQGGHVEYLKYMYDLLKENNAEYIRIFAGGGGTILPTEIQELHEYGITRIYHPDDGREMGLQGMINDLVEKSDFPTGKNIEFNPFEFKKQNAQELAQLISAAENFPEKHKEILEKISKEAQEVSIPVLGITGTGGAGKSSLVDELIRRFTIDFPEKKLGIISVDPSKRKTGGALLGDRIRMNSIHHPNIYMRSLATRQSNLALSKHVQKAVDILKAAQFDLVILETSGIGQSDTEILDHSDVSLYVMTPEYGAATQLEKIDMLDFADIIALNKFDKKGALDALRDVKKQYQRNHNLFEESVDSMPVYGSIASQFNDTGTNQLYKAILAKITNKTDTEFIPSSSLPTDDSEKVFVIPPKRVRYLSEIVENNQSYNEWVEKQAAIADKLYALKKSSELVDESIKAQLIQKEEELALDFDPHNQKLLDNWDAKTTLYKAPEYKFKVRDKELSIKTHTASLSGTEIPKVCTPNYKAWGDILRWSLQENVPGEFPYTSGIYPFKREGEDPTRMFAGEGGPERTNKRFHYVSLGMPAKRLSTAFDSVTLYGNDPGERPDIYGKIGNAGVSIATLDDAKKLYSGFNLADPTTSVSMTINGPAPMLLGFFMNAAIDQQCELYIREHGLENKVEEKLKAKFDDKGLVRPFYNAEIPEGNNGLGLLLLGITGDEVLPSDIYQKIKAETISKVRGTVQADILKEDQAQNTCIFSTEFALRLMGDVQEYFIKENVRNFYSVSISGYHIAEAGANPISQLAFTLSNGFTYVEYYLSRGMDINKFAPNLSFFFSNGIDPEYAVIGRVARRIWAKAMKLKYGANARSQMLKYHIQTSGRSLHAQEIAFNDIRTTLQALYAIYDNCNSLHTNAYDEAITTPTEESVRRAMAIQLIINKELGLAKNENPIQGSFIIEELTDLVEEAVYAEFDRITERGGVLGAMETMYQRSKIQEESLYYENLKHTGEYPIIGVNTFLDDKGSPTIIPDEVIRSTEEEKHNQIAFLQNYQQANEEKVTQLLASLQESAIQNENMFEKLMEVSKYASLGQITDAFFRVGGKYRRNM, from the coding sequence ATGCAAAAAATAACGCCATATATTCCGAAAAACAAAATTCGAATTGTAACCGCAGCTTCTCTTTTTGATGGTCATGATGCCGCAATTAATATTATGCGTCGAATTATTCAATCAACAGGAGTTGAAGTAATTCATTTAGGACATGACCGAAGTGTTGAGGAAGTGGTTCATTGTGCTATCCAAGAAGATGCTAATGCAATAGCTATGACATCATATCAAGGAGGGCATGTTGAATATCTAAAATACATGTACGATTTGCTAAAAGAAAATAATGCAGAATATATTCGAATATTTGCAGGTGGTGGTGGAACTATTCTACCTACTGAAATACAAGAATTACATGAATATGGTATTACCCGAATTTATCATCCTGATGATGGTAGAGAGATGGGATTGCAAGGGATGATCAACGATTTAGTTGAAAAAAGTGATTTTCCAACTGGAAAAAATATAGAATTCAATCCTTTTGAATTTAAAAAACAGAATGCACAAGAATTAGCTCAACTAATTTCGGCTGCAGAAAATTTTCCAGAGAAGCATAAAGAAATTTTAGAAAAGATAAGTAAAGAAGCACAAGAAGTATCCATTCCTGTTTTAGGAATTACAGGAACAGGAGGTGCTGGAAAGTCTTCATTAGTCGATGAACTGATTCGTCGTTTTACAATTGATTTTCCAGAGAAGAAATTAGGAATTATATCCGTAGATCCCTCTAAAAGAAAAACAGGAGGTGCTTTGTTAGGAGATCGTATTCGAATGAATTCGATTCATCATCCTAACATTTATATGCGTTCCTTGGCAACACGTCAATCCAACTTAGCTTTATCCAAACACGTTCAGAAAGCCGTGGATATTTTGAAAGCAGCACAGTTCGACTTAGTTATTTTAGAAACATCAGGAATTGGGCAATCCGATACGGAGATATTAGACCATTCAGACGTTTCATTATATGTCATGACACCAGAATACGGTGCTGCAACACAATTGGAAAAAATTGACATGCTTGATTTTGCCGATATTATCGCTTTAAATAAATTTGATAAAAAAGGAGCATTAGATGCTTTACGAGATGTCAAAAAGCAATATCAGCGAAACCATAACTTGTTTGAAGAAAGTGTAGATTCAATGCCCGTATATGGTTCTATAGCTTCGCAATTTAACGACACAGGAACTAACCAATTATATAAGGCAATTCTAGCTAAGATTACAAATAAAACAGATACTGAATTTATTCCAAGTAGTTCATTACCAACAGATGATTCAGAAAAAGTATTTGTGATCCCCCCTAAAAGAGTTCGTTATTTATCAGAAATTGTAGAAAACAATCAATCGTATAACGAATGGGTAGAAAAACAAGCTGCTATAGCTGATAAACTCTATGCTTTAAAAAAGTCTTCTGAATTGGTTGATGAATCAATAAAAGCTCAATTAATTCAAAAAGAAGAAGAATTAGCATTAGATTTTGATCCTCATAATCAAAAATTATTGGATAATTGGGATGCTAAAACAACTTTATATAAAGCTCCTGAATATAAATTTAAAGTTCGTGATAAAGAATTGAGTATAAAAACACATACAGCATCATTATCAGGAACAGAAATCCCTAAAGTATGTACACCTAATTACAAAGCATGGGGTGATATTTTACGATGGAGTTTACAAGAAAATGTGCCTGGTGAATTTCCTTATACATCAGGAATTTATCCTTTTAAACGAGAAGGAGAAGATCCAACACGAATGTTTGCAGGAGAAGGAGGACCAGAAAGAACCAACAAACGTTTTCACTATGTGAGTTTAGGAATGCCTGCTAAGCGTTTGTCAACTGCATTTGATAGTGTGACGTTATATGGTAATGACCCAGGAGAGCGACCTGATATTTACGGAAAAATTGGAAATGCCGGAGTTTCTATAGCAACCTTAGACGATGCTAAAAAGTTGTATTCAGGATTTAATTTAGCAGATCCTACAACTTCAGTAAGTATGACCATTAACGGTCCTGCACCGATGCTTCTAGGCTTTTTTATGAATGCAGCTATTGACCAACAATGCGAATTATATATTCGAGAACATGGATTGGAAAATAAAGTAGAGGAAAAACTGAAAGCAAAATTTGATGATAAAGGATTAGTACGTCCTTTTTATAATGCAGAAATTCCTGAAGGGAATAATGGATTAGGACTGCTTTTATTAGGAATTACAGGGGATGAAGTGTTACCTTCTGATATTTATCAAAAAATAAAAGCAGAAACGATAAGCAAAGTAAGAGGAACGGTTCAAGCTGATATTTTAAAAGAAGATCAAGCACAGAATACCTGTATCTTTTCAACTGAATTTGCTTTACGCTTAATGGGTGATGTACAAGAATATTTTATTAAAGAAAATGTACGAAACTTTTACTCTGTTTCCATTTCAGGATACCATATTGCAGAAGCAGGGGCTAACCCTATTAGTCAATTGGCTTTTACCTTATCAAATGGTTTTACGTATGTAGAATATTATTTGAGTAGAGGAATGGATATCAATAAATTTGCACCCAACTTATCCTTCTTCTTTTCAAATGGAATCGATCCAGAATATGCAGTTATAGGTCGCGTAGCACGTCGAATTTGGGCAAAAGCAATGAAATTAAAGTATGGTGCAAACGCACGTTCCCAAATGTTAAAATACCATATTCAAACATCAGGACGCTCTTTACACGCACAAGAAATTGCCTTTAATGACATTCGTACTACTTTACAAGCTTTGTATGCCATTTATGACAATTGTAATTCATTACACACCAATGCCTATGACGAAGCCATTACCACACCTACAGAAGAATCAGTACGTCGTGCTATGGCCATTCAATTGATTATCAATAAAGAGCTAGGTTTAGCAAAAAATGAAAACCCTATTCAAGGTTCTTTTATTATTGAAGAATTAACCGATTTAGTTGAAGAAGCAGTATATGCTGAATTTGATCGAATTACAGAAAGAGGAGGTGTTTTAGGCGCTATGGAAACTATGTATCAACGTTCTAAAATTCAAGAAGAAAGCTTGTATTACGAAAATTTAAAACATACGGGTGAATACCCTATTATTGGAGTGAATACCTTTTTAGATGATAAAGGTTCTCCAACTATTATTCCTGATGAAGTTATTCGTTCAACAGAAGAAGAAAAGCACAATCAAATTGCCTTTTTACAAAATTATCAACAGGCTAATGAGGAAAAGGTAACACAATTATTAGCTTCCTTACAAGAATCTGCTATTCAAAATGAGAATATGTTTGAAAAACTAATGGAAGTATCAAAATATGCTTCTTTAGGACAAATTACAGATGCTTTCTTTAGAGTTGGAGGTAAATACAGACGAAACATGTAA
- the oxa gene encoding beta-lactamase (Hydrolyzes both carbenicillin and oxacillin. Belongs to the class-D beta-lactamase family.; KEGG: sgn:SGRA_0359 beta-lactamase class D): MQKITLLILVTFSFITCFKEKKQTITKKYTDYQIIKPKFQSILDSANIKGAILIYDLEKGLYYSNDFKYTNEGKLPASTFKIANSIIALDHNIIKNDSTILKWNGEKRWMKRWEQDLTFKEAFHFSCVPCYQEIARKIGVTKMQEYLTKLNYGHINVDSTSIDHFWLEGASHINQMEQIDFLKRFYNSELPIKARTENIMKRMFIEEHNDEYQLSGKTGLSTINDVNNGWYVGYIETKPKTYFFATNIEPKKPFDFNSFIKKRKEVTLEALHSIFEENERTTKK; this comes from the coding sequence ATGCAAAAAATAACCCTCTTAATATTGGTTACATTTTCATTTATCACTTGTTTTAAAGAAAAAAAACAAACGATAACAAAAAAGTATACTGATTATCAAATCATAAAACCTAAATTTCAATCCATATTAGATTCAGCAAATATTAAAGGAGCTATATTAATTTATGATTTAGAAAAAGGACTATATTACTCTAATGATTTCAAATATACTAACGAGGGAAAATTACCTGCATCTACCTTCAAGATTGCCAACTCTATTATAGCTCTTGATCATAATATCATTAAAAATGATAGTACTATTCTTAAGTGGAATGGAGAAAAAAGATGGATGAAAAGATGGGAACAGGATTTAACATTTAAAGAAGCATTTCATTTTTCATGTGTCCCTTGTTATCAGGAAATTGCTAGAAAAATAGGAGTCACAAAAATGCAGGAATATTTAACCAAATTAAATTATGGTCATATAAATGTGGATTCCACTTCAATTGATCATTTTTGGTTAGAAGGAGCTTCTCACATCAATCAAATGGAACAAATTGACTTTTTGAAACGTTTTTATAATTCTGAATTGCCCATTAAAGCAAGAACAGAAAATATTATGAAAAGAATGTTTATAGAAGAGCACAACGATGAATATCAATTAAGTGGTAAAACAGGTTTATCTACAATAAATGATGTAAATAACGGATGGTACGTTGGATATATTGAAACAAAACCCAAAACTTATTTTTTTGCAACCAATATAGAACCTAAAAAACCATTTGATTTTAATTCTTTTATTAAAAAGAGAAAAGAAGTTACATTAGAAGCATTACACAGTATTTTTGAAGAAAATGAACGTACAACTAAAAAATAA
- the pfpI gene encoding parkinson disease 7 domain-containing protein (Belongs to the peptidase C56 family.; KEGG: asd:AS9A_2553 protease I; Glycosylases): MKKLVSLVAAVALLYSCANAKKETNIASSNNSKKVETKENPKKILFVLTSHEDLGNTGEKTGFWIEEFAVPYYTLKDKGVEITLASPKGGQPPIDPKSASPDFKTPATERFNNDKETQETLSKTIKLETVNQADYDAVFYPGGHGPLWDLAEDKNSIALIEDFYKNNKPVAAVCHAPAVFKNTKDTNGVPLVKGKKVTGFSNSEEEAMKLTSVVPFLVEDMLKNNEGIYSKGSDWGPYALEDGLLITGQNPASSELVAELLLNKLK; the protein is encoded by the coding sequence ATGAAAAAATTAGTAAGTTTAGTTGCAGCTGTTGCATTATTATATTCTTGTGCGAATGCAAAGAAAGAAACTAACATTGCAAGCTCTAATAACAGTAAAAAAGTAGAAACTAAAGAAAATCCTAAAAAGATACTATTTGTATTAACAAGTCATGAAGATTTAGGAAATACAGGTGAAAAAACAGGTTTCTGGATTGAAGAATTTGCAGTTCCTTATTACACACTAAAAGATAAAGGTGTTGAAATAACATTGGCTTCTCCTAAAGGTGGTCAACCTCCTATTGATCCAAAAAGTGCATCTCCAGATTTTAAAACACCTGCAACAGAACGTTTTAATAATGATAAAGAAACGCAAGAAACTTTATCAAAAACAATAAAGTTAGAAACAGTAAATCAAGCAGATTATGATGCTGTATTCTACCCTGGAGGACACGGTCCATTATGGGATTTAGCTGAAGATAAAAATTCAATTGCACTTATTGAAGATTTTTATAAAAATAACAAACCCGTTGCAGCAGTTTGTCATGCCCCTGCCGTATTTAAAAATACAAAAGATACAAATGGTGTACCTTTAGTAAAAGGGAAAAAAGTTACCGGGTTTTCAAATAGTGAAGAAGAAGCTATGAAATTAACATCAGTAGTTCCTTTTTTAGTAGAAGATATGTTAAAAAATAATGAAGGAATTTATTCTAAAGGTAGTGATTGGGGACCTTATGCTTTAGAAGATGGTTTGCTTATAACAGGACAAAACCCAGCATCTTCAGAATTAGTAGCTGAACTATTATTAAATAAATTAAAATAA
- a CDS encoding protein smf (Essential for efficient chromosomal DNA transformation but not required for plasmid transformation; Belongs to the smf family.) produces MKKIPKYNSEDLFYTLALSYVKGIGSISIKKLLHHFESSKMIFNTSKKELLQVLDIGEYTVAQIIKEKKKVLELAEKEFQFALRNKLEILFYQDSNYPKHLKNCPDAPLILFSKGNYHLEHQKIISIVGTRNKTNYGKKFIQELIYNLKVYQPVIISGLALGCDAIAHQAALENELQTMGVLAHGLDQLYPSKHKKMAEQMLENGGLLTEFSSFHNPIREHFLKRNRIIAGMSQATLIVESAKKGGAMTTAKAAFDYNRDVLALPGNIHNPFSQGCNELIKNNIASLVTSAEDVVRLLNWEEKTSTKKNIQKQLFVHLEETEQRIYNYLYEYEKGTVDQLSLILQIPMPRLSVELLNMELKGVVRSLSGKTYELC; encoded by the coding sequence ATGAAAAAGATACCAAAATATAATTCTGAAGACCTTTTTTACACCTTAGCCTTATCTTATGTAAAAGGAATTGGCTCTATTTCGATAAAAAAACTATTGCATCACTTTGAATCTTCTAAAATGATTTTTAATACTTCAAAAAAAGAACTACTTCAAGTGCTTGATATTGGAGAATATACCGTTGCCCAAATTATCAAAGAAAAAAAGAAAGTGTTGGAATTAGCTGAGAAAGAATTTCAATTTGCATTAAGAAATAAATTAGAAATATTGTTCTATCAAGATTCAAATTATCCAAAACACTTAAAGAATTGCCCTGATGCACCTCTAATTCTTTTTTCAAAAGGGAATTATCATTTAGAACATCAAAAAATAATCAGTATTGTAGGAACACGTAATAAAACTAATTATGGGAAAAAGTTTATTCAAGAACTTATTTATAACTTAAAGGTTTATCAACCTGTGATTATAAGTGGCTTAGCCTTAGGTTGTGATGCTATTGCACATCAAGCTGCTTTAGAAAATGAATTACAAACGATGGGTGTTTTAGCACATGGCTTAGATCAACTCTATCCTTCAAAACATAAAAAGATGGCAGAACAAATGTTAGAGAATGGTGGTTTATTAACTGAATTTTCTAGTTTTCATAACCCAATTCGGGAACATTTTCTAAAACGAAATCGAATTATTGCTGGAATGAGTCAGGCTACTCTTATTGTTGAATCTGCAAAAAAAGGAGGTGCTATGACTACCGCTAAAGCTGCTTTTGATTATAATCGGGATGTTTTAGCTTTACCGGGTAATATTCATAATCCTTTCAGTCAAGGTTGTAATGAATTGATTAAAAATAATATTGCTTCTTTAGTTACTTCGGCAGAAGATGTAGTGAGATTATTAAATTGGGAAGAGAAGACTTCTACTAAAAAAAATATACAGAAACAATTGTTTGTCCATTTAGAGGAAACGGAACAACGTATTTATAACTATTTATATGAATATGAAAAAGGAACAGTAGATCAATTATCTTTAATTCTTCAAATTCCTATGCCACGACTTTCTGTTGAGTTACTTAATATGGAGTTAAAAGGGGTTGTACGATCCCTTTCAGGAAAAACATATGAATTATGTTAG
- a CDS encoding membrane alanyl aminopeptidase (KEGG: chu:CHU_1442 aminopeptidase N), which produces MFERIKRIFIRMKHFFLVSWTLFYSSFAWSQIDAYWQQHIDYKMDIEVNTKDFTYDGNQVITYQNNSPNTLHKVYFHLYWNAFQPNSMMDQKLVTSGNDGDTKIMQNKGTKENPKWVSEISLLDPKDYGKQEIISLTQKGKPLQYQIEGTILEVELAQPILPNTSSQFEMKWKTFIPPVLRRGGKNNTEEVDFSMTQWYPKMAEYDYDGWHADEYIGKEFHGVFGNFDVKITIDPDYVVGAGGEIQNPNEVNGYGGKPKKKQTYHFITKNIHDFAWVADKDFVVEVQQPKIGPKTYYVYNKEKYGTYWKEVKPYVAKFWELMNRTFGEYQYPTYSILQGGDGGMEYGACTLIMGKHDSLEDLASLIFHEAGHSWFQHIIATDENTEAWLDEGLTTYAQDLCDDVLFNKRQNNPFGRAYGAYLNAHSRGKVEPMSTLADHFKTKLGYSIGAYFKAEVFFSQLGYIIGEENLQKTLKEYFNTWKLKHPTSRDLKHIAQEVSGMNLRWYFNQFVTTTDIIDYKIKEVKAIGDKTQVTLENLGGIAMPIDFYTIDQTGKPQIFYIPLKLLRGEKPNDYPNLDRKVLPDWGWTQKEYIFTIDQPLSNFKTFVIDASTRLADVNYDNNIYENK; this is translated from the coding sequence ATGTTTGAGAGAATTAAACGAATCTTTATAAGAATGAAACATTTTTTTTTAGTGAGTTGGACTCTTTTTTATAGTTCTTTTGCTTGGAGTCAAATAGATGCTTATTGGCAACAGCATATAGATTATAAAATGGATATTGAAGTAAACACAAAAGATTTTACCTACGATGGAAATCAAGTTATTACGTATCAAAATAATTCTCCAAACACTTTACACAAAGTTTATTTTCACTTGTATTGGAATGCTTTTCAACCTAACAGTATGATGGATCAGAAATTAGTGACATCAGGAAATGATGGGGACACTAAAATCATGCAAAATAAAGGGACAAAAGAAAATCCTAAATGGGTTAGTGAAATTAGTTTATTAGATCCTAAAGACTACGGAAAACAAGAAATAATTTCTTTAACACAAAAAGGTAAACCGTTACAATACCAAATAGAAGGGACCATTTTAGAAGTCGAATTAGCACAACCTATTTTGCCCAATACTTCTTCACAATTTGAAATGAAATGGAAAACATTTATTCCTCCCGTTTTAAGAAGAGGTGGAAAAAATAACACCGAAGAAGTTGATTTTTCTATGACTCAATGGTATCCTAAAATGGCAGAATACGACTATGACGGATGGCATGCAGATGAATATATCGGAAAAGAGTTTCATGGTGTTTTTGGTAATTTTGATGTAAAAATAACCATAGATCCAGATTATGTTGTAGGTGCAGGAGGAGAAATTCAAAATCCTAATGAAGTAAACGGATATGGTGGAAAACCCAAAAAGAAACAAACCTATCATTTTATAACAAAAAATATTCATGATTTTGCCTGGGTAGCTGATAAAGACTTTGTAGTTGAAGTCCAGCAACCTAAAATTGGACCTAAAACTTATTATGTTTATAATAAAGAAAAATATGGTACGTATTGGAAAGAAGTAAAACCTTATGTAGCCAAATTTTGGGAATTAATGAATCGTACTTTTGGTGAATACCAATATCCTACTTATTCTATTTTACAAGGAGGTGATGGAGGAATGGAATATGGTGCTTGTACCTTAATTATGGGGAAACACGATTCATTAGAAGATTTAGCATCTTTAATTTTTCATGAAGCAGGACATTCATGGTTTCAACATATAATCGCAACAGATGAAAATACAGAAGCATGGCTTGATGAAGGATTAACAACCTATGCACAAGATCTATGTGACGATGTATTATTTAATAAAAGACAAAATAATCCATTTGGAAGAGCTTATGGAGCATATTTAAACGCACATTCCAGAGGAAAAGTAGAACCTATGTCAACCTTAGCAGATCATTTTAAAACAAAATTAGGTTATTCAATTGGAGCTTATTTTAAAGCAGAAGTCTTTTTCTCTCAATTAGGTTATATAATTGGAGAAGAAAATTTACAAAAAACATTAAAAGAATATTTCAATACTTGGAAATTAAAACATCCTACTTCGCGAGATTTAAAACATATCGCACAAGAAGTTTCAGGAATGAATCTACGTTGGTATTTTAATCAATTTGTAACAACAACCGATATTATTGACTATAAAATTAAGGAGGTAAAAGCAATAGGGGATAAAACCCAAGTAACACTAGAAAATTTAGGAGGGATCGCAATGCCAATTGATTTTTACACGATAGATCAAACAGGAAAACCTCAAATCTTTTATATTCCTTTAAAATTATTAAGAGGTGAAAAACCGAATGATTATCCAAATTTAGATCGAAAAGTTTTACCTGATTGGGGATGGACGCAAAAAGAATATATTTTTACCATAGATCAACCTTTGTCAAATTTTAAAACTTTTGTAATTGACGCGTCGACCCGCTTAGCCGATGTCAATTATGATAATAATATCTACGAGAATAAATAG
- the coaX gene encoding pantothenate kinase (Catalyzes the phosphorylation of pantothenate (Pan), the first step in CoA biosynthesis; Belongs to the type III pantothenate kinase family.; KEGG: dpr:Despr_1513 type III pantothenate kinase), whose translation MLLAVNIGNSSIRFGIFKEEKCINSWIINSKADRTEDEFYALFKGYYLQYDIDEKDLRKIVVGSVVPKHTEPVCRALKKIHGFEPFLVSRDTPSAIKHESNQLGTDLYANAVGAYELFKRKCVVIDFGTALTLTGIDHDGTMLGVVIAPGVNTALQSLVGNTAQLPDIELTAPEKVLGLETVACMQSGMVYGYLSMIEGLIDRIKNEIGDDTYVIATGGLCHIFESLTNKINYTDKLHTIKGLKALYELNH comes from the coding sequence ATGTTATTGGCTGTTAATATAGGAAATTCAAGTATTCGATTTGGTATTTTTAAAGAAGAAAAATGTATCAATTCATGGATCATTAATAGTAAAGCAGATCGAACGGAAGATGAATTTTACGCCCTGTTTAAAGGTTATTATCTACAATATGACATAGATGAAAAAGATTTAAGAAAAATTGTAGTAGGTTCAGTAGTACCCAAACATACTGAACCTGTTTGTAGAGCCTTAAAAAAAATACACGGTTTTGAACCCTTTTTAGTGAGTCGAGATACACCTTCTGCTATAAAACATGAATCCAATCAATTAGGAACTGATTTATATGCGAATGCAGTAGGAGCTTATGAATTGTTTAAGAGAAAATGTGTAGTCATTGATTTTGGAACTGCTTTAACTTTAACAGGAATTGATCATGATGGAACTATGTTGGGAGTAGTTATTGCTCCAGGAGTCAATACAGCATTACAATCTTTGGTTGGAAATACTGCACAATTACCTGATATTGAATTAACAGCTCCAGAAAAAGTATTAGGATTAGAAACCGTCGCTTGTATGCAATCAGGAATGGTATATGGATATCTTTCTATGATTGAAGGTTTAATAGACCGAATTAAAAATGAGATAGGTGATGATACTTATGTCATTGCAACAGGTGGTTTGTGCCATATTTTTGAATCATTAACCAACAAAATTAATTATACTGATAAATTACATACCATTAAAGGATTAAAAGCCTTATATGAATTGAATCATTAG
- the dacA gene encoding diadenylate cyclase (Catalyzes the condensation of 2 ATP molecules into cyclic di-AMP (c-di-AMP), a signaling compound secreted into the host's cytosol where it triggers the cytosolic surveillance pathway (CSP), a host pathway of innate immunity characterized by expression of beta interferon (IFN-beta) and coregulated genes.; KEGG: lbh:Lbuc_1299 diadenylate cyclase), which translates to MFDFLKFNIYSFIDIFAVAFLLYQLYRLIRGTVAVNIFLGFVAGYFLWRIVDYLEMELLSGILGAFFQVGFLALIIIFQQEIRRFLLLMGSNTFLAKLPSFLKKSKTTDNRVIQSIINALTKMSSEKTGALIVLKNENDLSDLIQKGDQMNIEINAPIIESIFYHNSPLHDGAVIVEGNKITSTRSILPVSYNQNIPSHLGLRHRAAIGITEKSDAVALVVSEETGFISYIKKGIRTPIQHIDELEKLLAEFIK; encoded by the coding sequence ATGTTTGATTTCTTAAAATTTAATATTTATAGCTTTATAGACATTTTCGCAGTTGCGTTTTTGTTATACCAATTGTACCGATTAATTCGAGGTACTGTCGCTGTCAATATTTTTTTAGGTTTTGTTGCAGGATATTTTCTATGGCGTATTGTTGATTATCTTGAAATGGAATTATTAAGCGGAATCTTAGGTGCTTTTTTTCAAGTCGGTTTTTTAGCTTTAATTATTATTTTCCAACAAGAAATTAGACGTTTTTTACTTCTAATGGGATCCAATACATTTTTAGCGAAACTACCTTCTTTTCTTAAAAAATCAAAAACTACGGACAATCGTGTTATACAATCTATTATTAATGCTCTAACAAAAATGTCTAGTGAAAAAACGGGTGCTTTAATTGTTCTCAAAAATGAAAATGACCTATCTGATTTGATTCAAAAGGGAGACCAAATGAATATAGAAATAAATGCTCCTATTATAGAAAGTATCTTCTATCATAATTCTCCATTACACGATGGAGCGGTCATTGTAGAAGGAAATAAAATTACTTCTACCCGATCTATTTTACCTGTATCCTACAATCAAAACATCCCTTCACATTTAGGATTAAGACACCGAGCAGCAATAGGAATTACAGAAAAATCAGATGCAGTGGCTTTAGTTGTATCTGAAGAAACAGGTTTTATTTCATACATCAAAAAAGGAATTAGAACTCCGATTCAGCACATTGATGAATTAGAAAAATTATTAGCTGAATTTATTAAATAA